In the genome of Streptomyces racemochromogenes, one region contains:
- a CDS encoding ROK family transcriptional regulator produces the protein MGQLTGGDPSLLRRINSAVVLRALRAAGSPTLTDLTRVTGLSRPTVEGVVEGLIGTGLVVEAVAEEGARRQGRPARRFRFRAEAGHLLGIEIGSHRIAVLLSGLDGRVIGAGTKDVSETASADERLERVRTAVADLLRRAGIPRDSLRAVGVGSPGIVEADGTVRLGTALPGWTGLPLGERLRRSFRCPVQVENDANAAALAEHWKGAARDIDDMVFVMAGLSPGAGSLIGGRLHRGFGGAAGEIGALHLLGREATPERLLSTTGEPLHPLDEPAVAEVFAMARRGDERAVAAVDRFLQRLVHDVAALVLAMDPELVVVGGWAAGLDGVLEPLRRELERYCLRPPRVALSMLGEAAVATGALRLALDHVEEELFAVERTVTARR, from the coding sequence TTGGGGCAGCTGACCGGCGGGGATCCCTCTCTGCTCCGGCGCATCAATTCGGCCGTGGTGCTTCGCGCGCTGCGGGCGGCCGGATCGCCCACCCTGACCGACCTCACACGGGTGACCGGGCTCTCCCGGCCGACCGTCGAGGGGGTCGTGGAGGGGCTGATCGGCACCGGCCTGGTGGTCGAGGCGGTCGCCGAGGAAGGCGCCCGCCGCCAGGGCCGGCCGGCGAGGAGGTTCCGTTTCCGCGCCGAGGCGGGGCACCTGCTCGGCATCGAGATCGGCTCGCACCGGATCGCGGTGCTGCTGTCCGGGCTCGACGGCCGGGTCATCGGGGCCGGCACCAAGGACGTCTCGGAGACCGCTTCGGCCGATGAGCGCCTGGAGCGCGTCAGGACGGCGGTCGCCGATCTGCTGCGCCGGGCCGGGATCCCCCGCGACTCGCTGCGCGCGGTCGGTGTCGGCAGCCCCGGCATCGTCGAGGCGGACGGGACGGTCCGCCTGGGCACGGCGCTGCCGGGCTGGACGGGACTGCCGCTCGGCGAGCGGCTGCGGCGCTCCTTCCGCTGCCCGGTCCAGGTGGAGAACGACGCCAACGCGGCGGCGCTCGCCGAGCACTGGAAGGGCGCGGCGCGCGACATCGACGACATGGTGTTCGTGATGGCCGGCCTCAGCCCGGGTGCCGGTTCGCTGATCGGCGGCCGGCTGCACCGGGGCTTCGGCGGGGCGGCGGGCGAGATCGGCGCGCTGCACCTGCTGGGCCGGGAGGCCACCCCGGAGCGGCTGCTGTCGACGACGGGCGAGCCCCTGCACCCCCTGGACGAGCCGGCGGTCGCCGAGGTGTTCGCGATGGCCAGGCGGGGCGACGAGCGGGCCGTGGCGGCGGTGGACCGGTTCCTCCAGCGGCTGGTGCACGACGTGGCGGCGCTGGTGCTGGCGATGGACCCGGAGCTGGTGGTCGTGGGCGGCTGGGCGGCAGGACTGGACGGGGTCCTGGAGCCCCTGCGCCGGGAGCTGGAGCGGTACTGCCTGCGCCCGCCGCGGGTGGCGCTGTCCATGCTCGGCGAGGCCGCCGTGGCGACGGGCGCGCTGCGCCTGGCCCTGGACCACGTGGAGGAAGAGCTCTTCGCGGTGGAGCGGACGGTCACGGCCCGCCGCTGA
- a CDS encoding sensor histidine kinase, translating into MIRMLRAPFRPVMYSRWLHLCVPVLLLALWMFINPRAPWMPLLIVIPFGFVPWVRLAEGLQAQFLLTPQDRVGEDGLIGSAASARWADRWRTVLWLEIRLVVAGAAMFATVWLPVQAIELTTIALGHPLSADLAVPFTPPRWAAALLVPVPLLLLLVIVVLLGELITTIARRLLGPSAAERLTALEARTEQLLERTRIARELHDSIGHALTVAVIQAGAARAAADPEFTDRALSAIEETGRAALEDLERVLLVLRESAQPPSQRPTLLEADRLLESARASGAEVDARLTGPLEKLPGPVTREGYRILQEALTNVLRHCGPVPVRVRVDVAAGRLELEVTNPLPERPSFTRGGGSGLRGMRERAALLGGKAETGLHEGGWRVRARLPLERIP; encoded by the coding sequence ATGATCCGAATGCTCCGTGCCCCGTTCCGGCCGGTGATGTACTCGCGCTGGCTGCACCTGTGCGTCCCGGTGCTGCTGCTCGCGCTGTGGATGTTCATCAACCCGCGCGCCCCGTGGATGCCCCTGCTCATCGTCATACCGTTCGGCTTCGTGCCGTGGGTGCGGCTGGCCGAGGGGCTCCAGGCGCAGTTCCTGCTCACCCCGCAGGACCGGGTCGGTGAGGACGGCCTCATCGGCAGTGCCGCGTCGGCGCGTTGGGCGGACCGGTGGCGGACGGTGCTGTGGCTGGAGATACGCCTCGTCGTCGCCGGCGCGGCGATGTTCGCCACGGTGTGGCTGCCGGTCCAGGCGATCGAGCTGACCACGATCGCCCTCGGGCACCCGCTCAGCGCGGACCTCGCCGTGCCGTTCACGCCACCGCGCTGGGCGGCGGCCCTCCTCGTGCCGGTGCCGCTCCTCCTGCTCCTCGTGATCGTGGTCCTGCTCGGCGAGCTGATCACCACCATCGCCCGGCGCCTGCTGGGGCCGTCGGCCGCCGAGCGGCTGACCGCGCTGGAGGCCCGGACGGAGCAGCTGCTGGAGCGCACCCGGATCGCGCGCGAGCTGCACGACTCCATCGGGCACGCCCTGACGGTGGCGGTGATCCAGGCGGGTGCCGCACGGGCGGCGGCAGACCCCGAGTTCACCGACCGTGCGCTGAGCGCGATCGAGGAGACCGGCCGGGCCGCGCTGGAGGATCTGGAGCGGGTCCTGCTGGTGCTGCGGGAGTCCGCGCAGCCGCCGTCGCAGCGGCCGACCCTGTTGGAAGCGGACCGGCTGCTGGAGTCGGCCCGTGCCTCGGGGGCGGAGGTCGACGCCCGACTGACGGGCCCGCTGGAGAAGTTGCCCGGCCCGGTCACCCGTGAGGGGTACCGGATCCTGCAGGAGGCGCTCACCAACGTGCTGCGCCACTGCGGTCCCGTTCCCGTCCGGGTACGGGTGGACGTGGCCGCGGGCCGGCTGGAGCTGGAGGTGACGAACCCGCTGCCGGAGCGGCCCTCCTTCACGAGGGGCGGCGGGAGCGGTCTGCGGGGCATGAGGGAGCGGGCGGCGCTGCTCGGCGGCAAGGCCGAAACCGGGCTCCACGAGGGGGGTTGGCGGGTGCGCGCGAGGCTTCCGCTGGAGCGAATACCCTGA
- a CDS encoding alpha/beta fold hydrolase — translation MTATVSFTIDSPLGPRTATVAYERKGAGEPLLLLHGIGHHLQAWHPVTQVLAADHDVIAVDLPGFGASGPLPAGVPYDLATITPALGALCAALGVERPHVAGNSLGGLLALDMGRTSLARSVTALSPAGFWSEPERRYAFTALRAMRAGARALPLPAVDRLSRSGPGRAALTGSIYARPAHRAPEAVVAETLALRGATGFEETLAAGGSVRFTHDVPGIPVTIAWGTRDRLLPRRQGVRAKHTVPGARLVRLPGCGHVPMNDDPALVARVVLDTARASRRDDRGEGVPHTTG, via the coding sequence ATGACCGCCACGGTCTCGTTCACGATCGATTCGCCGCTGGGCCCCCGCACCGCCACCGTCGCCTACGAGCGCAAGGGCGCCGGCGAACCGCTTCTCCTGCTGCACGGCATCGGCCACCACCTCCAGGCCTGGCATCCGGTGACCCAGGTCCTGGCCGCCGACCACGACGTCATCGCCGTCGACCTGCCCGGCTTCGGCGCCTCCGGCCCCCTGCCCGCAGGCGTCCCGTACGACCTCGCCACCATCACCCCGGCCCTCGGCGCGCTCTGCGCGGCGCTCGGCGTCGAGCGCCCGCACGTCGCGGGCAACTCCCTGGGCGGGCTGCTCGCCCTGGACATGGGGCGCACCAGTCTCGCCCGCTCGGTCACCGCCCTCTCCCCCGCCGGGTTCTGGTCGGAGCCCGAGCGGCGCTACGCGTTCACGGCGCTGCGCGCCATGCGCGCCGGGGCCAGGGCGCTGCCCCTGCCGGCCGTGGACCGGCTCTCGCGCAGCGGACCGGGCCGCGCCGCCCTCACCGGCAGCATCTACGCCCGCCCCGCCCACCGCGCCCCGGAGGCCGTGGTGGCCGAGACCCTCGCCCTGCGCGGGGCCACCGGCTTCGAGGAGACCCTGGCGGCGGGCGGCTCCGTACGCTTCACCCACGACGTGCCCGGCATCCCCGTCACGATCGCCTGGGGCACCCGGGACCGGCTGCTGCCGCGCCGCCAGGGCGTGCGGGCCAAGCACACCGTCCCCGGGGCGCGGCTGGTCCGGCTCCCGGGCTGCGGCCACGTGCCGATGAACGACGACCCGGCACTGGTGGCGCGCGTCGTCCTGGACACGGCCCGGGCGTCGCGGCGGGACGACAGGGGCGAGGGCGTGCCGCACACCACCGGCTGA
- a CDS encoding ABC transporter permease, with translation MPTVPVLRSEWIKIRSARAVLGSLVAVFAATAGVTVLTAAAIGTSEPAAMGEDRLLAAFFGINFGQIAAIAFGATAFAGEFRAGALRVSLTAVPNRTRLYLSKAAAVAGLAFVVGQVTGLVTFVAGQAFMGDGALSLGDPGTVRAVFGSGAYLTLIALLSAGLTALVRSGTLVMSLLIPFLLIVPFVVGQVAGGAMRFMPDRAGQMVMRAQPDGALGPWSGLAVAGLWALAALAAGWLAVRRRDA, from the coding sequence CTGCCCACCGTCCCCGTCCTGCGCTCGGAATGGATCAAGATACGGTCCGCCCGCGCGGTCCTCGGATCGCTGGTGGCCGTCTTCGCCGCCACCGCGGGCGTCACCGTCCTCACCGCCGCCGCCATCGGCACCTCCGAGCCCGCAGCCATGGGCGAGGACCGCCTGCTCGCAGCCTTCTTCGGCATCAACTTCGGCCAGATAGCGGCCATCGCCTTCGGCGCGACCGCCTTCGCGGGCGAGTTCCGGGCCGGTGCCCTGCGGGTCTCGCTGACCGCCGTGCCCAACAGGACCCGGCTGTACCTGTCCAAGGCCGCCGCCGTGGCCGGACTCGCCTTCGTCGTCGGACAGGTCACCGGTCTCGTCACCTTCGTCGCCGGGCAGGCGTTCATGGGCGACGGCGCCCTGTCCCTCGGCGACCCCGGGACGGTCCGCGCCGTCTTCGGCAGCGGCGCCTACCTCACCCTGATCGCCCTGCTGTCGGCGGGCCTGACCGCCCTGGTGCGCAGCGGCACCCTGGTGATGAGCCTGCTCATACCCTTCCTCCTGATCGTGCCCTTCGTGGTGGGTCAGGTCGCGGGCGGGGCCATGCGGTTCATGCCGGACCGGGCCGGCCAGATGGTGATGAGGGCGCAGCCGGACGGGGCGCTGGGGCCCTGGAGCGGGCTCGCGGTGGCCGGGCTGTGGGCCCTCGCCGCCCTGGCGGCGGGCTGGCTGGCGGTGCGCAGGCGCGACGCGTGA
- a CDS encoding alkaline phosphatase D family protein gives MAPMPHTRRTLLGGSLAVPLGLALSTALASPALASPRRAAAFVRSGRPAALWGTQSGEVTSHSAAVWTRSDRPARMYVETSPSESFRYGVRRHGGPFLGPATDHTGTTTLRDLPPGRRVHYRVVLTDPDDPRRSGDPVHGSFRTTPVSRSHDVRFLWSGDLAGQGWGINPELGGYRVFDEMRLRDPDFFLFSGDTIYADGPIKAAVPLPDGRVWHNVTTEEKSKVAETLDEFRGNFRYNLLDRNLRDFYAQVPVVAQWDDHEVRNNWYPGQLLDDPRYTVKDVDTLAARARQAFGEYFPVTDLRGGRTEGRMYRVLRHGPLLDVFVLDMRTYRNANSPGRQSEDRVGILGAEQLAWLKRELSRSRATWKVIAADMPLGIVVPDGAADFEAVAQSDPGAPLGRELQIAELLRHIKHQHITGTLWLTADVHYTAANHYAPERAAFCDFAPFWEFVSGPIGAGGFPAGRLDATFGPKTEFVQSAPVANMSPAENPPYYGEVEIDGGSGELTVRLRRQGGGVLFTRVLQPGRVGQS, from the coding sequence ATGGCACCGATGCCGCACACCCGCCGGACCCTGCTCGGCGGTTCCCTCGCCGTCCCGCTGGGCCTGGCCCTGTCCACCGCGCTGGCCTCGCCCGCCCTGGCCTCGCCCCGACGGGCCGCCGCCTTCGTCCGCTCCGGCCGCCCGGCGGCGCTGTGGGGCACCCAGTCGGGCGAGGTCACCTCCCACTCGGCCGCCGTCTGGACCCGTTCCGACCGTCCCGCCCGGATGTACGTGGAGACCTCCCCGAGCGAGTCGTTCCGCTACGGCGTCCGCCGCCACGGCGGCCCCTTCCTCGGCCCCGCCACCGACCACACCGGCACCACGACCCTGCGGGACCTGCCGCCCGGCCGGCGCGTCCACTACCGGGTCGTGCTCACCGACCCCGACGACCCCCGCCGCTCCGGCGATCCGGTGCACGGCAGCTTCCGCACCACTCCCGTCTCCCGCAGCCACGACGTGCGCTTCCTGTGGTCCGGGGACCTGGCGGGCCAGGGCTGGGGCATCAACCCGGAGCTGGGCGGTTACCGCGTCTTCGACGAGATGCGGCTGCGCGACCCCGACTTCTTCCTCTTCAGCGGGGACACGATCTACGCGGACGGGCCGATCAAGGCCGCCGTGCCGCTGCCCGACGGGCGCGTCTGGCACAACGTGACCACGGAGGAGAAGTCCAAGGTCGCGGAGACGCTGGACGAGTTCCGCGGGAACTTCCGGTACAACCTGCTGGACCGCAACCTGCGCGACTTCTACGCCCAGGTCCCCGTGGTCGCCCAGTGGGACGACCACGAGGTGCGCAACAACTGGTACCCCGGGCAGCTGCTCGACGACCCCCGCTACACCGTCAAGGACGTCGACACCCTCGCCGCCCGCGCCCGCCAGGCCTTCGGCGAGTACTTCCCGGTCACGGACCTGCGCGGCGGGCGCACCGAGGGGCGGATGTACCGGGTGCTGCGGCACGGCCCGCTGCTGGACGTGTTCGTGCTGGACATGCGTACGTACCGCAACGCCAACTCCCCCGGCCGCCAGAGCGAGGACCGGGTCGGCATCCTCGGCGCCGAACAGCTGGCCTGGCTCAAGCGGGAGCTCTCCCGCTCCCGCGCCACCTGGAAGGTGATCGCCGCGGACATGCCGCTCGGCATCGTCGTCCCCGACGGCGCGGCGGACTTCGAGGCGGTGGCCCAGTCGGACCCGGGGGCGCCGCTGGGGCGCGAGCTCCAGATCGCCGAACTCCTGCGGCACATCAAGCACCAGCACATCACGGGCACCCTCTGGCTGACCGCCGACGTCCACTACACCGCCGCCAACCACTACGCGCCCGAGCGCGCGGCCTTCTGCGACTTCGCGCCGTTCTGGGAGTTCGTGTCCGGGCCGATCGGCGCCGGCGGCTTCCCCGCGGGGCGGCTCGACGCGACCTTCGGCCCCAAGACGGAGTTCGTCCAGTCGGCGCCGGTCGCCAACATGTCCCCGGCGGAGAACCCCCCGTACTACGGCGAGGTCGAGATCGACGGCGGCAGCGGGGAGCTGACCGTCCGGTTGCGCCGCCAGGGGGGCGGCGTACTCTTCACCCGGGTCCTCCAGCCGGGCCGCGTCGGACAGTCGTGA
- the purB gene encoding adenylosuccinate lyase codes for MTAKPRIPNVLAGRYASAELAVLWSPEYKVTLERRLWLAVLRAQKDLGIEVPDAALADYERVLETVDLASIAEREKVTRHDVKARIEEFNALAGHEHVHKGMTSRDLTENVEQLQIRLSLELVRDRTVAVLARLGKLAGEHAELVMAGRSHNVAAQATTLGKRFATAADELLVAYDRLENLLQRYPLRGIKGPVGTAQDMLDLLGGDASKLADLEQRIAAHLGFAQAFTSVGQVYPRSLDYDVVSALVQLAAAPSSIAKTIRLMAGHELVTEGFKPGQVGSSAMPHKMNTRSCERVNGLMVILRGYASMTAELAGDQWNEGDVSCSVVRRVALPDAFFAFDGLLETFLTVLDEFGAFPAVVARELDRYLPFLATTKVLMGAVRAGVGREAAHEVIKEHAVASALAMREQGAERNELLDKLAADERMPLDRAQLDALMADKLSFTGAAGDQVAAVVSRIEAIAKEHPEAAGYAPGSIL; via the coding sequence GTGACTGCCAAGCCCCGCATCCCCAATGTCCTGGCCGGCCGCTACGCCTCCGCGGAGCTCGCCGTCCTGTGGTCCCCCGAGTACAAGGTCACGCTGGAGCGGCGGCTGTGGCTCGCCGTGCTGCGTGCCCAGAAGGACCTCGGCATCGAGGTCCCCGACGCCGCCCTCGCCGACTACGAGCGCGTCCTGGAGACCGTCGACCTCGCCTCCATCGCCGAGCGCGAGAAGGTCACCCGGCACGACGTGAAGGCCCGCATCGAGGAGTTCAACGCCCTCGCCGGTCACGAGCACGTCCACAAGGGCATGACCTCCCGCGACCTCACCGAGAACGTCGAGCAGCTCCAGATCCGGCTCTCGCTGGAGCTGGTGCGCGACCGTACGGTCGCCGTGCTGGCCCGCCTCGGCAAGCTCGCCGGCGAGCACGCCGAGCTGGTCATGGCCGGCCGCTCCCACAACGTGGCCGCTCAGGCGACCACGCTGGGCAAGCGCTTCGCGACCGCCGCCGACGAGCTGCTCGTCGCCTACGACCGCCTGGAGAACCTCCTCCAGCGCTACCCGCTGCGCGGGATCAAGGGCCCGGTGGGCACCGCCCAGGACATGCTGGACCTGCTGGGCGGCGACGCCTCCAAGCTGGCCGACCTGGAGCAGCGGATCGCCGCCCACCTCGGCTTCGCCCAGGCGTTCACCTCGGTCGGCCAGGTCTACCCGCGCTCGCTGGACTACGACGTGGTCTCGGCCCTGGTGCAGCTGGCCGCCGCCCCCTCCTCGATCGCGAAGACGATCCGCCTGATGGCCGGCCACGAGCTGGTCACCGAGGGCTTCAAGCCCGGCCAGGTCGGCTCCTCCGCGATGCCGCACAAGATGAACACCCGCTCCTGCGAGCGCGTGAACGGCCTCATGGTCATCCTGCGCGGCTACGCCTCGATGACGGCCGAGCTGGCCGGCGACCAGTGGAACGAGGGCGACGTCTCCTGCTCGGTCGTCCGCCGGGTGGCCCTGCCCGACGCGTTCTTCGCCTTCGACGGCCTGCTGGAGACCTTCCTGACGGTCCTCGACGAGTTCGGCGCCTTCCCGGCCGTCGTGGCCCGCGAGCTGGACCGCTACCTGCCCTTCCTCGCCACCACCAAGGTGCTGATGGGCGCGGTGCGGGCCGGTGTGGGCCGCGAGGCCGCGCACGAGGTCATCAAGGAGCACGCCGTGGCCTCCGCCCTGGCCATGCGCGAGCAGGGCGCCGAGCGCAACGAGCTCCTGGACAAGCTGGCGGCCGACGAGCGGATGCCGCTGGACCGCGCGCAGCTGGACGCCCTGATGGCCGACAAGCTCTCCTTCACGGGCGCCGCGGGTGACCAGGTCGCCGCCGTGGTCTCCCGTATCGAGGCCATCGCCAAGGAGCACCCGGAGGCCGCCGGTTACGCTCCCGGGTCGATCCTCTGA
- the mug gene encoding G/U mismatch-specific DNA glycosylase: MTPDELEAARGRVLPDVVAGGLRVLFCGINPGLLSAATGHHFARPGNRFWPVLHLSGFTPRRLAPEEQRELLSYRLGITNVVARATARADELSAEEFREGGRILTAKVERLRPQWLAVVGVTAYRTAFGERRAQIGPQERTIGATRIWALPNPSGLNAHWTAESMAEEYARLRRAASSDGP, translated from the coding sequence CTGACCCCCGACGAGCTCGAAGCCGCCCGCGGCCGCGTCCTCCCGGACGTGGTCGCGGGCGGTCTGCGTGTGCTGTTCTGCGGGATCAATCCGGGTCTCCTCTCCGCCGCGACGGGCCACCACTTCGCCCGCCCCGGCAACCGCTTCTGGCCGGTCCTGCACCTGTCGGGTTTCACGCCCCGCAGGCTCGCCCCCGAGGAGCAGCGGGAGCTGCTGTCCTACCGCCTGGGCATCACCAACGTCGTCGCCCGGGCCACCGCCCGCGCCGACGAGCTGAGCGCCGAGGAGTTCCGCGAGGGCGGCCGCATCCTGACGGCCAAGGTGGAACGGCTGCGCCCCCAATGGCTCGCCGTGGTCGGCGTCACCGCCTACCGGACGGCCTTCGGTGAGCGCAGGGCCCAGATCGGCCCCCAGGAGCGCACCATCGGCGCCACCCGCATCTGGGCCCTGCCCAACCCGAGCGGCCTGAACGCCCACTGGACCGCCGAGTCGATGGCCGAGGAGTACGCCCGCCTGCGTCGGGCCGCGAGCTCCGACGGCCCCTGA
- a CDS encoding response regulator encodes MPVTVLLVDDEPLVRAGLRAVLEAQPDIEVVGEAADGASVIPLVRQLRPDVVAMDVRMPLLDGIEATRAVLRSVDSPPKILVVTTFENDEYVYQALRAGADGFLLKRARPSEIVHAVRLVAEGETLLFPAAVRALAAEYGNREARAVLERAALTEREEAVLRLMARGLTNVEIARELIVGTETVKSHVSAVLGKLGARDRTQAVIAAYESGFVSPA; translated from the coding sequence ATGCCGGTTACCGTACTGCTCGTCGACGACGAGCCCCTGGTGCGCGCGGGTCTGCGCGCCGTCCTGGAGGCCCAGCCCGACATCGAGGTGGTGGGCGAGGCCGCCGACGGGGCGTCGGTCATCCCCCTGGTGCGGCAGTTGCGGCCGGACGTGGTGGCGATGGACGTACGGATGCCGCTGCTCGACGGGATCGAGGCGACCAGGGCGGTCCTGCGGTCGGTGGACTCCCCGCCGAAGATCCTCGTGGTCACCACCTTCGAGAACGACGAGTACGTCTACCAGGCGCTGCGCGCCGGAGCCGACGGCTTCCTGCTGAAGCGGGCCCGCCCCTCGGAGATCGTGCACGCGGTACGGCTCGTGGCCGAGGGCGAGACCCTGCTCTTCCCCGCGGCCGTACGGGCCCTCGCCGCCGAGTACGGGAACCGGGAGGCCCGTGCGGTCCTGGAGCGGGCCGCGCTGACGGAGCGGGAGGAGGCGGTGCTGCGGCTCATGGCCCGGGGGCTGACCAACGTGGAGATCGCCCGGGAGCTGATCGTCGGGACGGAGACCGTGAAGTCCCATGTGAGCGCGGTCCTGGGCAAGCTGGGGGCGCGCGACCGGACCCAGGCGGTGATCGCGGCGTACGAGTCGGGCTTCGTCTCGCCGGCCTGA
- a CDS encoding SGNH/GDSL hydrolase family protein, whose protein sequence is MEMNASYTSFVAVGDSFTEGMSDLLPDGSYRGWADLLAARLAAREPGFRYANLAVRGKLIGQIAQDQAPAAAAMGADVVTLVGGLNDALRPKVDMGRVRAHLEGAVELLAPSCKHLVLMRSPGRNGPVMERFRPRMEELFGILEELAGRHGALLVDLYGAPVLGDPRLWDVDRLHLTPEGHRRVAEAVWQTLGLPAEEDWRAPLPPAAAPGWPVRRAEDLRFARQHLLPWVGRRLTGRSSGDGRPSKRPELLPYGTPPLS, encoded by the coding sequence ATGGAGATGAATGCGTCGTACACCAGTTTTGTCGCGGTCGGGGACTCCTTCACCGAGGGGATGTCCGACCTGCTGCCGGACGGCTCCTACCGGGGCTGGGCCGACCTGCTGGCCGCCCGGCTCGCCGCGCGCGAGCCGGGCTTCCGCTACGCGAACCTGGCGGTGCGCGGCAAGCTGATCGGCCAGATCGCCCAGGACCAGGCCCCCGCCGCCGCCGCGATGGGCGCGGACGTGGTGACCCTGGTGGGCGGGCTCAACGACGCGCTGCGCCCCAAGGTGGACATGGGCAGGGTCCGGGCACACCTGGAGGGTGCGGTGGAGCTCCTCGCCCCGTCGTGCAAGCACCTGGTGCTGATGCGCTCGCCCGGCCGCAACGGCCCGGTGATGGAACGCTTCCGGCCTCGCATGGAGGAGCTCTTCGGCATCCTCGAGGAACTCGCCGGGCGCCACGGGGCGCTGCTGGTGGACCTGTACGGGGCGCCCGTGCTCGGGGACCCGCGGCTGTGGGACGTGGACCGGCTGCACCTGACCCCGGAGGGTCACCGCAGGGTCGCCGAGGCCGTCTGGCAGACTCTGGGGCTGCCCGCCGAGGAGGACTGGCGGGCGCCACTGCCCCCGGCGGCCGCGCCGGGCTGGCCCGTGCGCCGGGCCGAGGACCTGCGTTTCGCCCGGCAGCACCTGCTGCCCTGGGTGGGGCGCAGGCTGACGGGCCGCTCCTCGGGTGACGGCCGCCCCTCGAAGCGGCCGGAGCTGCTGCCGTACGGGACCCCGCCGCTCTCGTAG
- a CDS encoding ATP-binding cassette domain-containing protein, whose product MNRIEIRELTKDHGTRRVVDHLTFDVLPGRVTGFLGPNGAGKSTTMRLILGLDRPTAGSAAIAGRRFTDLRTPLREVGALLDPQAPHAGRRARDHLLALAVSNGIPAARVDEVLEQAGIAAVARHRIGTFSLGMRQRLGIAAALLGDPAVLLLDEPTNGLDPEGIIWIRELMRSLAAEGRTVFVSSHLMAESASFVDHLVVLGQGRLLADTSLRDFIDARSTPRVRLRTADPDRLAAALAREGLRMAAAEDGRWTVDGIRAERIGGLAAREGIAVLELSDERASLEQAYLDLTADRTPFSATAA is encoded by the coding sequence ATGAACCGCATCGAGATCCGCGAACTGACCAAGGACCACGGCACCCGACGGGTCGTGGACCACCTCACCTTCGACGTCCTGCCGGGCAGGGTCACCGGCTTCCTGGGGCCCAACGGGGCCGGCAAGTCGACCACCATGCGCCTGATCCTCGGCCTGGACCGGCCCACCGCCGGCAGCGCCGCCATCGCCGGGCGCCGGTTCACCGACCTGCGGACCCCGCTGCGTGAAGTCGGCGCCCTGCTCGACCCGCAGGCGCCGCACGCCGGGCGCAGGGCCCGGGACCACCTCCTCGCCCTCGCCGTCAGCAACGGCATCCCGGCCGCCCGGGTGGACGAGGTCCTCGAACAGGCCGGCATCGCGGCGGTCGCCCGCCACCGCATCGGCACCTTCTCACTCGGCATGCGCCAGCGCCTGGGCATAGCCGCCGCGCTGCTGGGCGACCCGGCCGTCCTGCTGCTGGACGAGCCGACCAACGGCCTCGACCCGGAAGGGATCATCTGGATCCGCGAGTTGATGCGAAGCCTCGCCGCCGAAGGACGCACGGTCTTCGTCTCCAGCCACCTGATGGCCGAGTCCGCCTCGTTCGTCGACCACCTCGTCGTCCTCGGACAGGGCAGACTGCTCGCCGACACCTCGCTCCGCGACTTCATCGACGCCCGCAGCACACCCAGGGTGCGGCTGCGGACCGCCGACCCCGACCGGCTGGCCGCCGCCCTGGCCCGCGAGGGTCTGCGCATGGCCGCCGCCGAGGACGGGCGCTGGACCGTCGACGGCATACGGGCCGAACGGATCGGGGGCCTCGCCGCCCGGGAGGGCATCGCCGTGCTCGAACTCTCCGACGAGCGGGCCTCGCTGGAGCAGGCCTACCTCGACCTCACCGCCGACCGCACCCCCTTCTCCGCCACCGCCGCCTGA
- a CDS encoding GntR family transcriptional regulator — translation MGTTQLESVPEPKYWHLKTVLSDALDQDFAVGEVLPNERELAARFGVARATLRQALEQLELEGRLQRRRGVGTTVAPPRVGVAVASAQQGWPGEGADGWEAVDAVEAVPATAVLGVLGTAADEPVHTVRRTRVTQGQAVAAELLYVPAASVPGLSAIDAPAGPARARAVMRELQRLPLEGQDRSVELGSARADDAKELDRLPGAPVLLVTTRYFTAAGTAAVSVATYRADTCRLTFGDSGVEITETRAAS, via the coding sequence GTGGGGACGACGCAGCTCGAATCGGTGCCGGAGCCGAAGTACTGGCACCTGAAGACCGTGCTCAGCGACGCGCTGGACCAGGACTTCGCGGTCGGCGAGGTCCTGCCGAACGAGCGCGAGCTCGCCGCGCGCTTCGGAGTCGCCCGCGCCACCCTGCGCCAAGCCCTGGAACAGCTCGAACTCGAAGGCCGCCTGCAGCGCCGCCGCGGCGTCGGCACCACCGTGGCCCCGCCGCGCGTGGGCGTCGCCGTCGCCAGCGCGCAGCAGGGCTGGCCCGGCGAGGGCGCCGACGGCTGGGAGGCCGTCGACGCGGTCGAGGCCGTCCCCGCCACCGCCGTCCTCGGGGTCCTCGGGACCGCCGCCGACGAGCCCGTGCACACCGTGCGCCGGACCCGCGTCACGCAGGGCCAGGCCGTCGCCGCCGAGCTGCTGTACGTGCCCGCCGCCTCCGTGCCCGGGCTCTCCGCCATCGACGCCCCCGCCGGCCCCGCCCGGGCCCGCGCCGTCATGCGCGAACTCCAGCGGCTCCCGCTGGAGGGGCAGGACCGCTCGGTCGAGCTCGGCTCCGCCCGGGCCGACGACGCCAAGGAGCTGGACCGGCTGCCCGGCGCGCCCGTGCTCCTGGTGACCACCCGCTACTTCACCGCCGCCGGCACCGCCGCCGTCTCGGTGGCCACGTACCGCGCCGACACCTGCCGCCTCACCTTCGGCGACTCGGGCGTGGAGATCACCGAGACCCGCGCCGCCTCCTGA